The Anas acuta chromosome 1, bAnaAcu1.1, whole genome shotgun sequence genome segment CCTGTGACAAGTTGAATACTACCAGGGTGCATTCCGAGGCCTGAacttttcaatatcttcatccCTGACCTCGACGAGGTGGCAGACTGCACTCTCTTCATGTTTGCGGATGACATCTAAGTAGGGGGTGCAGTTTAAGGCAGGGGAGCTATCTAGGGGGGAACTGGGCAAGTTGGATAGATGAGCTGACAGTAGCCTTATGCAACTGAATGAGGACAACTGCTGTCTTGTAATTGTCAAGAAATAACCCCTTCCAAATACACAAGCAGGGGAGTAGCTCTTCTGATAAGGCCCTGGTGGGAGGAAGTGAGCTGAATATAAGctagcagtgtgccctggtagACAGGCAGtcagcagcatcctgggctATGTGAACAAAGAAGTGATGTTACTTCACTCAGTACTTGCgagaatgcatttaaaatattgtgtCCAGGTTGGAGTGAGCTTCCTGGGCCACCAGGATGGCTGGAGAGGTGGAACACTtgccctgtgaggagaggctgaggaggaaCCTGGCAGCAGCCTTTCCTGTACCAGAAAGGAGGTACAAGAAGAAGGACCCAGACTCCACAGGGTGGTGCATGGCAAGAGTAAGAGGGACACAAGTCCTGTATGCAGTCAGAACctctcattttaatttcaggaaaGCCTTTTTTTACCATGACGATAGTCAAACAGCAGGACAGGTCATCAGAGAAGTTGTacagtctctgtccttggagctTTTCAAGGCATGACTGGTTAAAGCCATGAGTTACCAGGTCTGACTTCAaagctggccctgctggggacTGGACTAGAaacctcctgaggtcccttccaaggGGATGATTCTATTTTTCCATGGTTCTATAAACTAGTGCTTGGAATAGCTTTTTGAGCCCTAATACGGTTTTACTGATGATGTTTGTAAGTCATGTGGgctgttttaactttttaagTCTTAGTTGCAACCATAAGAGACTTAATGACAGACTGTTGGAATTTATTCAGTGGCATTCATTGTTGCAGTTATTCTGACTGTGGGCATACTATGAACAGCTAGTCTACTTCAGCTTCAGCAGTCAGTGATAAAAGGTGATCTTGCTTCAGTAGCTCTCCTTTGTAAGGTTCAGCTCTGATAAAAGACTCGTACCAACAGCGTATAGTGAATGAACTACTGGGTTAATGTGGTTAGCTtaacaaaagataaaaagtcAAAAGGACTGAGTAGGAAATCCTTGTACCATTCAGAATGGGCAATGTCCTTTGCCCTCCTCTTACAAGAAGTTTTCTGCTTATGCTTTGTTCTAcgtgtttttttaatgtttttgccTTTACATTTCTTCAGTTATACAGAAATAGAGTGTTTGGGTAGACTCAGATCTGTTTTAGCTTCTGCCCCATCCTGGCTGAGAGTTACAGTACTGTAGGTTTTCTAAATCCACTCCCTCTGTGCAAGTAAAAAGTATTTAGGCAACTGAAATGACAGACcactttgaatttaaaatactaGTGCCAAGTACTTTTCTTGTTAAACAGGTAAATATTCCCATagcatatattaaaatgtaatgtttatatatgtatcttCAGAATGTTTATATCTGGAGAGGGGAAAGTACTGATGTTTTCATAGTTTTCACTACTGTGTGAGGCAATCCTGTAGCTTTCAGCTTCTGTGTTTATAAATTTGTACATACAGGGTATGCTGCAGAGGTTATGACATACCACATTAgacatgaaaactttttttttttttaatcttgtacTAATGCAGAAATCATTTTGAATTAATGACTGACTGTTGTTAAGCCAGGTTGCTACCATCTCTGTAGAAGTGATCACTTCCTAAAACTTTTCCTGCCTTCTTTTCAGGATTTATTTGGTGTGAGTATGGTTGTTCCTTTAATGAACCTTCATATCAAATCTCTAGGAGCAAGTCCTACAGTTGCTGGAATAATAGGTGAGTTGCAGTACTCCATTGATTTACCAAAGAATTTACCTGCAAATTGGACATTGAAGCACAATTCTTCCTTGCTAGTAGCATGATAAAAAGTAATGACAaattccaaataaaaatgtaaggaaaatCATGCTGTGTTAGATCCAGAGACCTGTCCAACCTCCTGTCAGTAGCCTAAAGCAGAGTCCTGGGAAAGTGCGTTCTTGGCAAGAATAAGGAAGTCTTGCAATAATACTtgatattattataataataatacatatacTGTACATATacaaataagaataataatacaTGTGCTTTTCCAGCATCCAAGAATTCACAGCTCAGCAACGTTGGGATCCAGAGCTGTAGCTTTTACTTCTGTTGTTTGCAGGCTTTCCAAACAGTATTCCTACAGGTGGTTCTCACAAGCTTTCCAATGCCCCTGATTGCTTCCCATTTGATTAAATTCCTTGCAGCTGccttttgataaaaaaaaaaatatatatatatatatatatatatatatatatatctttaagtAATATTTACAAGTAAACTCTGAAGTTTCGGAGTTGTATGTTAAAAATTAACTGGTAAGATGAAGTTCCATGGTTCTAAGgttcttatttatatattatggTACTGATTATGGTTTTGCTATGATACAAGTGTGATATTCTTCATAGCCATGTGTGGTTAACTTgggttttgttattattatttttattaacctgatttatttatttatttattttattttggatgaaAGCACTTTTtgtgaaatgatttatttctgctctgaggtggcaatattattttaagcagcagtccatcaaaaatatgtttgcatTTCAACAGTCTGCTTTGatttaagctttaaaaaaatagattttgagGTGTATTCttgtaaaagaaagaatttggcagatgtttctctgtgcttttctttgctgcttctcttctgtCACTAACTGCGCTAAACTCAGCCTCTAAAATGAAAGAGTAGGGTCTGTGGTTTCTTCAGGGCTTCTGTGGTACCTTGGAATAGGTTGAAGTGCCAAGTGGAAAGTAATTACAGCCTTCCAGTAATGAAATCCTCTCCTGATTCTGAGAAAGGAGTTATAAATGCCAAGATCTCCTTTGCTTAATACACCATGCAAAGCAACATCCTTCTACATTACATAGCTTTGTGAGTTTGATCAGCAGTTACTTTTTCACTCCTGAAACTATTTTCCTTGCGGTCTAAACTTCATCCTTGGTTTGTTCTGTTCCCTCTTCTTTCAGTAAATTATTCCTAGAATCTTTCTCATGTTTCCTCATTTAAGATTTTGTGcacttttcataaaataataataataatttttcctgttggtattttacttgtttgttttagggTCTCTCTATGGTATAATGCAGCTATTTTCCAGCACATTTGTGGTGAGTTCTAACACTGCTTTTTAAAGTACATTGGTATTTCTATggattttatggaaaaaagaGAATTAGGTTAATAATAACATTTCTTGAAATATTGAAAGTGTTTATAGTGTTCATGTAAGCATTTTGGGTTTGACAGAACTatgttttttttgcctttttgtttcaCTTAAAGCAAATACCTAGATCCTTCAGAACGTTTCTAAATAGAATGAAGTCTTTAGACCGAAGCTAGAATTCAGGTTTGGTGTCAGTCACACGCCACATCTTAATCACGCAGGGTTGTCTTCAACATTGGTGTTAGTAAAGCAGTTTTCTTCAGTGCAGCAGCCTTTCTAAAAAGTAGTCTCATGAGTCAGCTCTTCATAATCCTGTTACCTAGAGCTTGCTTTCCCTGCTTCATAAGCAGTGTCTCGTAATCTGTCATATGGCCTATACTCAATGCAATGTGTCTTTGAGCtttgtttagttttctgtttgtgtgttgttattgttttcatttttttgcttgtatCCTGACTGAAAAAGAGTTCTAAGATTTGTCAAGTCCAAACTTGCTGAACACACACTTTACCTACTAATACCTTAGATCCATGCATTTAACCAGGAACACCTTTAATATTATTACCCTGGTACCTCATAGTTCTCAAGAGACCAGATTTTGAGCATCTTATGAAAAACCGTTTGAGAGTTTGTTATGCAGGCCACCTGGGATAACTTGCTTCTGTAATTTTGTGGCATTTTCTTTGAACTGCAAGACCACTACCTACTTTCTTAAAAACCTTCTTCCTGTTTGGAAACAAGCTGATTTATAAATATACTGTGTATAAGTTTACTGTTTGACCTTCTCGTAATTACTTCCTACTTTTCCTCTCTCAGGTGACAAACTCCTACCTTAATGCCATCTGTTTTAGGATGCTCATCAGCAAATGTCTATTCCATAGCAACCATTGTTGCAACCAAATATTTGTGGTTGGTTGTGATGACATTTTCAGAGGGCCAGCATCAGTAGTATTTGAGGGTGTTTATTGCAggattgtatttttaaaaagaatgtattttttaaggCTTTATACATGACATTAAATAGAATCATAGTTTCAGCtgctgcactgccagcaggACAGAACTCCTGTCACTTCCAGACTTAAAAGCACTTAGGAAACTTGTGTAATAAGCTTATTAAGCTTTCACTGACAGtccttttaattcttttctcagTTTAATTTAGGCATACTGATTGTGCGTTGTATCTAGTTAAATGttataaaatgttctttaattCCTTCTTTGTGAAGGGCTGCTGGAGTGATATAGTAGGAAGACGGTATTCCCTGCTTACATGCATTCTTCTCAGTGCACTGGGTTACTTCATTCTTGGAATGTCCACCACTGTGTACCTGTTTGCCTTTTCTAGAGTCCCTGTAGGTGAGTAAGCACTTGGCATTCTGCAGTTTAAATTCTCTGTACTTTCAGCTTGAGAATTGCTGCTAGAGAAGTGGTGGCATGTGGGTAACTACGCAGCATCATCCAACAGCACCAGCTGAACCCTGCTAATGGAAGCACCTCTACAAATTAATTCTcatgatttttctgaaaataatttgaaatgtcAACTGTTCAAATGAAACTGTCACAAGTTTTATGCCACTTTTAGTGGCTGAGTTTTATGAGAATAGTAATGCAGCAATTCCTTGAAAGCAACTGTTGTAAGGTTAGTCCTTAGGGGTACCCAATATACCTGGTCACTGATGAAATCTTGCAATGCAGAATCGAATGATTtgtacattattttttgttgttgttgttctgttttggttttatgctgaaaacattcttttaaGTGATACTACAAAATCTGGCTGAAATTTTAGTTCAGTGCTTCAGTAGAATATTTATGTGCAAAAGCATGTGTTTTTGCTGCACGTAAGCTAGGTTTGTAGCAAGGTTCATAAAAGAATTTTTATGCTAGCTGAACAACTATTGTACATGTTCTGATGTACATTGCTGTTACTATGAACACTTCTACTGATGGGCACTTTTGTGCCCTATGGTCCCAATTTAGGAACTCCTTGTattgtttcttaatttaaagaaaatttgctAATGATCAAATGATTACTCAGTAGAAGTAATACTTTTTAATACTAACAGCACTGTGCCTGTGATAGATGGTCAGAGTGGTTCTAGTCAGAGTGAAGGAACTTAAAAGATTGTATCGTTAGTATTCCTGCAGCATGCTTGCACTTCTGTGCTCTTCTTTTGCCACTCATCAGTCTCTAATATGAGTTTGGTGCATTACAGTCCTGGAAATCTCCGTACTCAGCAAAGTTGTTACTGAGCTATGTCTATAAAGAGAAAAGCCATTTCTGCTCCACCTTTACCCATCCATGTGATCCTGTTTTAGAGATTGTGTTATTCTTAGTGTGCTCCAGCAGTTAGctcatttactttttattattcttcCGGTAGGTTGAGGAGCACTTCATTAACTCGGTTATCTGAATAGTTTTGATTCTTAGGTCCAAATCCTTGAACAGCCGGGATGATGGTCATGGCTCAACACACTGTATAGCTCTAGCATTgaagaatttttctgtttgtggaatattaaaaatataaataatacatatttttaatactgataCTTAAGATAGTGTctggaatttttaattttatgaattaagcaatacacatttttttaatattatgttGCAGGTATTTTCAAACACACGCTCTCTATCTCTAAAGCCCTGCTTTCTGATTTGGTTTCTGAGAGAGACCGCCCTTTAGTAATGGGGCGTTTCAATGCAGCCTCCAGTGTGGGCTTCATTCTGGGACCTGTTGTTGGTGGCTACCTTACAGAGTTGAAAGATGGCTTCTATCAAACGTCTTTCATCTGTGCTTCTATCTTCCTTCTGAATGCTGGTAAGTTTTGtcacattttgcattttgtgttcCTTCACTCCCTGCTCTTGtatgtttttgtcatttgtcaCACCTGGAATTCACGGTTGCTTTTACTATTTATGGCACACATGTTCTGTATATTAATAGTACCCTTTGAATTTGAGCCTGTGTGGAAGAGCAGgaattttaaaacagttaaCTTTAGTTGCTTCTCCATTACATTGCCTTTATAGTCAGACACAGGAATGGGAGCTTTGTATGTGCCCAAAGATGGCAACTGGAAATCAGAATTTTGGCTTCAGTCTTTAGATTACTATGTTGTGAGggtgtttgtgttttcagtCCTTCAATTCATTTTACCACGTTTAAAATTGAACTGTGAATAATACTAGACATAATCTTTGTAATTTTTAAGGTGAAATGATTGTtgaagtcatttatttattttatttttttacactaaCAGTAAACTTACCATCAGACTAATGTCAGACCATAAAATTAATGCAATTTAATAAAATCAACTAATTTTTTGATCTATTTAGGTCTTGTCTGGATGTTACCCTGGAGTGAAGAAAACACTggcaatgggaaaaacaaacaagggaagaaaaggacAGACAGTATCACAGCAAAACCAAATTCTGACCTGCAGTTGAAATCAGTTACTAATGGAACTGTGGCCATTGATAGTCCTTTCCAGTCTCCGTGGGTCCAAATTGTGACAGTGCTGAAGAGGATTAAAGAAATTGCATGTTCTGACTTGTGGGATATATTTTTAGTGCGGTTACTGATGTCTGTCACTATACTGCTGTACCATAGCAATTTTAGTCTGGCCTTGGAGGAGAGATTTGGGGTGAAACccttgttctctggatacctaATGAGCTATAGCAGTTCGCTCGGAGTCCTGGCTGGTTGTCTGCTTGGACCAATAACAAGACTGTATCAGCACAACACTTACAGACTTCTGTTGCACTCCAGCACTTTTACCTGCACGTTGATTCTGCTGTATGCATCAGCGCTTAGCATATGGATGGTCATTTTGTCTTCTACCTTCTTAGCCTTTTCAACTACTATAGGTCGTACTTGCATCATTGATCTTGAACTGACCATCGGTGGGAATGAGGCCAGCGGTACACTCCTGGGTGTTGGACAGTCCGTGACATCAGTGGGACGTATAATTGCCCCGCTCCTTTCTGGAATTGCACAGGAGTTCAGTCCTTGTGGCCCTCCAAGCCTAGCAGTTGCATTGGCTTTGGTAGCTATTCTGATAATGAAtgtaaacaaacagaaatattgtaGCAGTGGAAATGTTAAGTTAAAAAATCAGTAGCTGCAGATTTGGATTTTATGGATGTATCTTACAGAAGAGGCAAAGTGAATCAACCTGGAGTGATGCTTACACCTACCAGACCTGTAGAGCAGTAACAGGATCTTTTACAAGGGCATGTTATGTTCACATGGACAACACGTAACAAACTTGTTGGagataaatacatataaatgtcTGCTGCAGGACTGATATATTTCTGAACTGGTACCACTAGAACTCTGATGAGAGGGACAGATATTACTGTACAGtatgggctgttttttttttaatggactttACCctttctggagggaaaaaaggatgACTTGAAGTACACAAATCCTGTTTGTAGCTAACATTTGAAACAGTATTTATACTGACTTTAAAAGGTGCAGACAGAAGTTGATTTGTATTATTTAATCAGAAGTGaatgtttattatttaattgGAATTTACATCATAACTCATTAGCCTTATTTTCTTATGCTGTGGCCTGCTTCCATGTGTCTGCTGTGACAATGGGATGTTCGCTTATATGATTTCGTTAAGCATACTTTGTCTACAAAACTTGTGCAGCATGATTAGGCACCATCTGGCCTGTTTTCTAATCTCTCCCAGGTAACAGGATTGGGTATAAGTTAACTTAGTGTGTTAGCAAGCTTAAAATGGACAATTTTAGAATAACGGGACATTCAGACGGAAACTGAGACCAAACCTAAGATTTGTTGAACCTTGAACTGGTAGCTTCTACTTAGTGTTGACTTCTACTGAGCAACTTTGtcataaataaatttttaatacTTCCTGTGCAGGTTTTGTACCTTCGTTTTAAGAATAAATTTTCTTCTCAAGTCTTTAAATGACTGTTAAAGTCTGCCAGAGCAACCAACAGTAATTCTAAGATGGCTCTGgattaatgcattttctctcaTCACTGGAGGCATAGGTGACATTTTAGTGGCAAAACAAAAAGTGTcgatttgtttgtattttggtCTTATTTGTCTGAACTTCTTAAGTAATGAGAGTTTACTCTCTGAGCTACAGTGAGAGTTGTAGTGCTTCCTTGTGACATTTGTTGTTGGAGCCTATATTGCTCACCAGTAACCACTGTTTGTATTTAATCtgaaacatatataaaaaagtattttgcacTGATAATGTTCCATGTGCTTTTCCTAGTGTTACTTGATGAAAGTACAAAGTCAACTAcatagaatttttattttttgattttaaaaaagttattcCCTTGAACACATCTGTGCAAGTAATGTTGCTACTTTAGGAGAATCTCAGTGTTTTgcactttatattttcttttccagtgcctGCTGCCATTTTAGTCCTATCTGAAATCTCAGTCATTCCAGTGACACCACTATGAGAATATATAGAGGGAGCTCTGAGTTTTTTATTGTATATATTGACGTAATAAGTGTCTTATTACATTGCTGCTATGATGTCAGTAACTATCCTCAGAATTACTTATTGTAGTAACCTGTGTTTACTTTATCCTAGGAACTtaaggcattttattttgtgttatcTTTCCTTGTCTTGCTTGATAGATGCTTCAAAACATTCTCACCCTTAATTTCCTATACTCTTTCTTTCCATGTCTTAAATagatttcagtatttatttttacctaaaGCCACTCTTCTGTAAGTCAgcaatttctgttttgcaagtaCAGCataggttaaaagaaaaaagggagggaaggtGGGAcctaaaaaacaaatgtatttgaaatattttgtaatttttactaTGATTATTGGCTATACTAGATAACAGATAACATTCTAGAGTTGTTGCACTGTTTAAAGCTAAATTCTGTAAACATAAAATTCAGTTTATACTGTACAGCTCACAGAATATTGCTTTTCTGCCTATAAAAGCTTCAGTCTCACTGTTTTTTATACATGAGTAAAAATGTGCTTTCCAcaatgattaaatatttttgtttaatactATTTTGAAAAATAGGTCTCCATATacactaaataaaaatgaaatctaatattttcattaagaaatcTTTGGAAGGCTGTGATCTCAGGGAATTTACAACTGGTGTTATGgaaggatttattattatttttttttaaatgtaggccaaaatgattttcagaagtgcaaacatttcttcttgaaaagactcagttacagatttttttgttgttgttttgttgttttttgttttttttttttttttttaggaatagtaataaaatgaaattgtgttcc includes the following:
- the MFSD9 gene encoding major facilitator superfamily domain-containing protein 9, which codes for MAEDGGRGAEASPGASARFVRCLYAVGFLDLFGVSMVVPLMNLHIKSLGASPTVAGIIGSLYGIMQLFSSTFVGCWSDIVGRRYSLLTCILLSALGYFILGMSTTVYLFAFSRVPVGIFKHTLSISKALLSDLVSERDRPLVMGRFNAASSVGFILGPVVGGYLTELKDGFYQTSFICASIFLLNAGLVWMLPWSEENTGNGKNKQGKKRTDSITAKPNSDLQLKSVTNGTVAIDSPFQSPWVQIVTVLKRIKEIACSDLWDIFLVRLLMSVTILLYHSNFSLALEERFGVKPLFSGYLMSYSSSLGVLAGCLLGPITRLYQHNTYRLLLHSSTFTCTLILLYASALSIWMVILSSTFLAFSTTIGRTCIIDLELTIGGNEASGTLLGVGQSVTSVGRIIAPLLSGIAQEFSPCGPPSLAVALALVAILIMNVNKQKYCSSGNVKLKNQ